In one Achromobacter spanius genomic region, the following are encoded:
- a CDS encoding efflux transporter outer membrane subunit, translating to MKRLLSTVLVLALSGCALMEPGPEPVVALDAAKLGLTGHDTAWPNTQWWQRYGDPQLNALMDEALANNPSMSAAQARLAKANAAVSTARAPLLPRVDADYSLTREHLSSDYIYPAPLGGSVVSDNRLALDFSYELDFWGKNRSRLKSAVSEREAATADAQAARNMLASATVRAYLNLQNAFAQRDVLKRVIAQRADVLSLTQGRYSAGLDTQVEVKQAESSLAAGQVELTQAETTLAQLRNQVAALAGAGPQRGQSLVAVDLTAPAGVVPTAIPLDLLGHRPDVVASRWRAEAARSAIDTAKAEFYPNVNLTAFAGFQALGTGNLLGAAARTAGFGPAVTLPIFHGGELNANLAGRRADADLAVSDYNQTVLDAVHQVADALDGLRLLEQERAQQRQARTAIEAAYELAVNRYKAGLGNYITVLIAQTGVLTQARLDTDLRIRAYQLDANLANALGGGYTPPPQTDTAQTAQSAAAPTPIH from the coding sequence ATGAAACGCCTTCTTTCTACCGTATTGGTGCTTGCCCTGAGCGGTTGCGCACTGATGGAACCCGGGCCCGAACCCGTTGTAGCGCTGGATGCGGCCAAGTTGGGCTTGACCGGCCACGACACCGCCTGGCCCAACACGCAGTGGTGGCAACGCTACGGCGACCCGCAGCTCAACGCCCTGATGGACGAAGCGCTGGCCAACAACCCGTCGATGAGCGCGGCGCAAGCGCGCCTGGCCAAGGCCAATGCCGCCGTCAGCACAGCCCGCGCCCCGCTTCTGCCCCGCGTGGACGCCGATTACTCACTGACCCGCGAACATTTGTCGTCCGACTACATCTACCCGGCACCGCTCGGTGGCAGCGTCGTCAGCGATAACCGGCTGGCGCTGGACTTCAGCTATGAGCTGGACTTCTGGGGCAAGAACCGTTCGCGCCTGAAATCGGCCGTGTCGGAACGCGAGGCCGCCACCGCCGACGCGCAAGCCGCGCGCAACATGCTGGCCAGCGCCACCGTACGCGCCTACCTGAATCTGCAGAACGCCTTCGCGCAGCGCGATGTGCTCAAGCGGGTGATCGCGCAACGCGCCGATGTCTTGTCCTTGACGCAAGGCCGTTACAGCGCCGGCCTGGATACGCAGGTGGAAGTGAAGCAGGCGGAATCGTCGCTGGCTGCCGGCCAGGTGGAATTGACGCAGGCGGAAACGACGCTGGCGCAGTTGCGCAATCAGGTCGCGGCGCTGGCAGGCGCCGGCCCGCAACGCGGCCAGTCGCTGGTGGCCGTGGACCTGACCGCGCCCGCGGGCGTTGTGCCCACGGCCATTCCGCTGGATCTGCTGGGCCATCGCCCCGACGTCGTGGCCTCGCGCTGGCGCGCCGAAGCCGCGCGCAGCGCCATCGACACCGCCAAAGCGGAGTTCTACCCCAACGTCAACCTGACCGCGTTTGCCGGCTTCCAGGCATTGGGCACGGGCAACCTGCTGGGTGCCGCGGCCCGCACGGCGGGCTTTGGGCCGGCCGTCACGTTGCCCATCTTCCATGGCGGCGAACTGAATGCCAATCTGGCCGGGCGCCGCGCCGACGCCGATCTGGCCGTGTCGGACTACAACCAGACCGTGCTGGACGCCGTGCATCAGGTGGCCGACGCGCTGGACGGCCTGCGCCTGCTGGAGCAGGAGCGCGCCCAACAGCGCCAGGCCCGCACCGCCATCGAAGCCGCCTACGAGCTGGCCGTAAACCGCTACAAGGCCGGTCTGGGCAACTACATCACCGTGCTTATCGCGCAAACCGGCGTGTTGACCCAGGCCCGCCTGGATACCGATTTGCGTATCCGCGCCTATCAGCTTGATGCCAACCTGGCCAACGCGCTGGGCGGCGGCTACACGCCGCCGCCACAGACGGACACCGCGCAAACCGCGCAGTCCGCCGCCGCACCGACCCCCATTCATTGA
- a CDS encoding DHA2 family efflux MFS transporter permease subunit, whose translation MSTTAQPVGAGAPPVEPAQPPGTHPPLEGAARIIGSIALSTAVFMNVLDTSIANVSIPTISGDLGVSTSQGTWVITSFAVANAITVPLTGWLTQRFGQVRLFLISTLLFVLASWLCGFAPSLEALIAFRVLQGAVAGPMIPLSQTLMLASFPKSKAGMALAVWSMTTLVAPVAGPLLGGWISDNYTWPWIFYINVPVGLLAAWISWRIYGKRESMTRKLPIDKLGLVLLVVWVGALQIMLDKGKELDWFASPTIIALAATAFVAFVFFLIWELTDAHPVVDLRLFKERNFTVGALTLAVAYGVFFGNVVLLPLWLQSNMGYTATYAGLVTAPVGLLAILLTPIVGKMLATRDPRQIVTVAFLIFALVCFMRAGFNTQTDVRTLMLPTIIQGAAMAAFFVPLTSITLSSIEPWRIPAASGLSNFLRLTAGAFGTSIATTLWENRATLHHSQLTEAAKPGQQAFDHTMNALQNGLSMSHQQALSMVDGLINTQAFTMSAVDVFYASAIIFLMLTGLVWFARPRSGKSGGGGAAEAAAGAH comes from the coding sequence ATGAGCACGACCGCCCAGCCCGTGGGCGCTGGCGCGCCCCCCGTTGAACCCGCCCAGCCGCCGGGCACCCACCCGCCGCTGGAAGGCGCAGCCCGCATCATCGGGTCCATCGCGCTGTCCACGGCGGTGTTCATGAACGTGCTGGATACGTCGATCGCGAACGTGTCCATCCCCACCATCTCGGGTGACCTGGGCGTCAGCACCAGCCAAGGCACCTGGGTCATCACGTCGTTCGCGGTGGCCAATGCCATCACGGTACCGCTGACCGGCTGGCTCACGCAGCGCTTCGGCCAAGTTCGCCTGTTCCTGATTTCCACGCTGCTGTTCGTACTGGCTTCGTGGCTGTGCGGCTTTGCGCCATCGCTGGAAGCGCTGATCGCGTTTCGTGTTTTGCAGGGCGCGGTGGCCGGCCCGATGATCCCGCTGTCGCAAACGTTGATGCTTGCCAGCTTCCCGAAGTCCAAGGCGGGCATGGCGCTGGCCGTCTGGTCCATGACCACGCTGGTCGCGCCCGTGGCTGGGCCCTTGCTGGGCGGCTGGATTTCAGACAACTACACCTGGCCCTGGATCTTCTACATCAATGTGCCGGTGGGCCTCTTGGCCGCCTGGATCAGCTGGCGCATCTACGGCAAGCGCGAATCCATGACCCGCAAGCTGCCCATCGACAAGCTGGGCCTGGTGCTGCTGGTGGTGTGGGTTGGCGCCTTGCAGATCATGTTGGACAAGGGCAAGGAACTGGACTGGTTCGCCAGCCCCACCATCATTGCGCTGGCGGCAACCGCTTTCGTGGCCTTCGTGTTCTTTTTGATCTGGGAACTGACCGATGCCCATCCCGTGGTGGACCTGCGCCTGTTCAAGGAACGCAACTTCACCGTCGGCGCGCTGACGCTGGCCGTGGCCTACGGCGTGTTCTTCGGCAATGTGGTGCTGCTGCCGTTGTGGCTGCAAAGCAATATGGGCTACACCGCCACCTACGCCGGCCTGGTGACAGCACCGGTGGGCTTGCTGGCCATCTTGTTGACCCCCATCGTGGGCAAGATGCTGGCCACGCGCGACCCGCGCCAGATCGTGACCGTGGCGTTCCTGATCTTCGCGCTGGTGTGCTTCATGCGGGCGGGCTTCAACACCCAGACCGACGTGCGCACGCTCATGTTGCCGACCATCATCCAGGGCGCTGCCATGGCGGCGTTCTTCGTGCCGCTGACGTCCATCACCCTGTCCAGCATCGAACCGTGGCGCATTCCCGCCGCGTCCGGGTTGTCGAACTTCCTGCGGCTGACAGCGGGCGCGTTCGGCACCTCGATCGCCACGACGCTGTGGGAAAACCGCGCCACCCTGCACCACTCGCAACTGACCGAGGCCGCCAAGCCCGGCCAGCAAGCGTTTGACCACACAATGAACGCCCTGCAGAACGGTCTGAGCATGTCGCATCAGCAAGCATTAAGCATGGTCGACGGGCTGATCAACACGCAAGCGTTCACGATGTCGGCGGTGGATGTGTTCTATGCCTCAGCCATCATCTTCCTGATGCTGACGGGCCTGGTCTGGTTCGCGCGGCCCCGCTCTGGCAAATCGGGCGGCGGTGGTGCAGCCGAGGCCGCGGCAGGCGCGCACTGA
- a CDS encoding MarR family winged helix-turn-helix transcriptional regulator, whose translation MNAETPPPAADNPVHYRNDHRCMGEENAGYLVKLVYHSLTRMLDQEMAPLDLTAMQWRPLAMVFLGRADTPAELARLNDMDTGAMTRALDRLEAKGLLRRSRSQEDRRVVKIELTELGEAKAREIPPTIARALNHHLRGFSADEVTQLMHFLRRMIANGSASGTAPER comes from the coding sequence ATGAATGCCGAAACTCCCCCGCCCGCCGCCGACAACCCCGTCCACTACCGCAACGACCACCGTTGCATGGGGGAAGAGAACGCGGGCTATCTCGTCAAACTGGTCTATCACTCCCTGACCCGGATGCTGGATCAGGAGATGGCGCCGTTGGACCTTACCGCCATGCAATGGCGCCCGCTGGCCATGGTCTTTCTTGGCCGCGCCGACACCCCCGCCGAACTCGCCCGCCTGAATGACATGGACACCGGCGCCATGACTCGGGCGCTTGACCGTCTTGAGGCCAAAGGCCTGCTGCGCCGCAGTCGCAGCCAAGAAGACCGCCGCGTCGTGAAGATCGAACTGACCGAATTGGGCGAAGCCAAGGCCCGTGAAATTCCTCCTACCATCGCCCGGGCGCTGAATCACCATCTGCGTGGTTTTTCTGCCGACGAAGTCACCCAGCTCATGCACTTCCTGCGCCGCATGATCGCCAACGGCTCAGCATCGGGCACGGCGCCCGAGCGCTGA
- a CDS encoding efflux RND transporter periplasmic adaptor subunit, producing the protein MNAATPTANPARKRLLLLATGVFILIAIAYGIWWALFGAHFESTDDAYVHGNLVQITPQVPGTVVAIEADDTETVAAGQPLVRLDPADTDVALQQAQARLAQMVRQVRTYYVQNDALAADVDLRRADILRAQAELTRAQSDVSRRQQLAKSGGVSGEEILHAEAALKSARSGLAQARAALAASQAKLVTNQALTQGTTVANHPDVLQAAAGLRNAWLAQSRTVLPAPVGGVIARRSVQVGQRVAPGNALMTVVPLDQVWVEANFKEGQLRKMRIGQPVKMVADLYGSSVVYHGKVAGLDAGTGSAFALLPAQNATGNWIKVVQRVPVRILLDPEDLKSHPLRVGLSMDVEVDVGPQDGEALTQAVRSEPAWSTRAFEPAHDDVDAMIKKIIEDNLAS; encoded by the coding sequence ATGAACGCTGCCACCCCCACCGCCAACCCCGCCCGCAAACGCCTTTTGCTGCTCGCGACCGGCGTCTTCATTCTCATCGCCATCGCCTACGGCATCTGGTGGGCGCTATTCGGCGCCCATTTCGAAAGCACCGACGACGCCTACGTTCACGGCAACCTGGTGCAAATTACGCCGCAGGTGCCCGGCACCGTCGTGGCCATCGAGGCCGACGATACCGAGACCGTCGCGGCTGGCCAGCCGCTGGTGCGCCTGGACCCCGCGGACACCGACGTGGCGCTGCAACAAGCGCAGGCCAGGCTGGCCCAGATGGTGCGCCAGGTCCGCACCTATTACGTTCAGAACGATGCGCTGGCCGCTGATGTGGATCTGCGCCGTGCCGACATTCTGCGCGCGCAGGCCGAACTGACCCGCGCGCAAAGCGACGTCAGCCGCCGTCAACAACTGGCCAAGTCCGGTGGTGTCAGCGGTGAAGAGATCCTGCACGCGGAAGCCGCGCTGAAGTCGGCACGATCCGGCCTGGCCCAAGCCCGCGCCGCCTTGGCCGCGTCGCAAGCCAAACTGGTGACCAACCAGGCGCTGACGCAGGGCACCACCGTTGCCAACCACCCCGACGTGCTTCAGGCCGCCGCTGGCCTGCGCAACGCCTGGTTGGCCCAATCACGTACCGTGCTGCCCGCGCCGGTGGGCGGTGTGATCGCGCGGCGCAGCGTGCAGGTCGGCCAGCGCGTGGCGCCGGGCAACGCGCTGATGACGGTCGTGCCGCTGGACCAGGTCTGGGTGGAAGCCAACTTCAAGGAAGGCCAACTGCGCAAGATGCGCATCGGCCAACCGGTCAAGATGGTGGCCGACCTGTACGGCAGCTCGGTCGTTTACCACGGTAAGGTCGCCGGGCTGGACGCCGGGACTGGCAGCGCCTTCGCGCTCTTGCCCGCCCAGAACGCCACGGGCAACTGGATCAAGGTGGTGCAGCGCGTGCCCGTGCGTATCCTGCTTGACCCCGAAGACCTGAAGTCGCACCCCCTGCGCGTCGGCCTGTCGATGGACGTGGAAGTGGATGTGGGCCCGCAGGACGGCGAAGCGCTGACACAAGCCGTGCGCAGCGAGCCGGCCTGGTCCACGCGTGCCTTCGAACCGGCGCACGATGATGTCGACGCCATGATCAAGAAGATCATCGAGGACAACCTCGCATCATGA